One part of the Mariniflexile litorale genome encodes these proteins:
- a CDS encoding energy transducer TonB translates to MNKPFILLILLFSLSTYSQEKVIEEVEFVETSEQDQDENTNEISFAVIENVPVYKGCGASTTNTELKNCMSAAISKHIADNFNTNITNGLGLPDGRVRINVIFKIDKEGNVVDIRSKAPHPVLEKEAIRVIQLIPQLEKPGYQRGNPVTVPYSLPIIFNVQNPKKSSKSTK, encoded by the coding sequence ATGAATAAACCATTTATTTTATTAATACTTCTTTTTAGTTTATCAACCTATTCACAAGAAAAAGTAATTGAAGAAGTTGAATTTGTTGAGACATCTGAACAAGATCAAGATGAAAACACTAATGAAATATCTTTTGCTGTAATAGAAAATGTCCCGGTTTATAAAGGTTGTGGGGCTTCTACAACCAATACTGAACTAAAAAATTGCATGTCGGCTGCTATTTCTAAACATATTGCTGATAATTTTAATACTAATATTACAAATGGCTTAGGGCTTCCCGATGGTAGAGTGAGAATTAATGTAATTTTTAAAATTGATAAAGAAGGCAATGTCGTTGATATTAGATCTAAAGCACCACACCCGGTATTGGAAAAAGAGGCTATTAGAGTCATTCAATTAATCCCACAATTGGAGAAACCAGGTTATCAAAGAGGAAACCCCGTAACAGTCCCTTATTCTTTGCCAATTATTTTCAATGTTCAAAACCCAAAAAAGTCTTCAAAATCCACAAAATAA
- a CDS encoding thymidylate synthase → MKQYHDLVKHVLENGNKKEDRTGTGTKSVFGYQMRFDLSEGFPMVTTKKLHLKSIVYELLWFLKGDTNIKYLTENGVRIWNEWADENGDLGPVYGHQWRNWNSDEIDQIKEVIDAIKNNPNSRRILVSAWNPSVLPDTSKSFSENVANGKAALPPCHAFFQFYIAEGKLSCQLYQRSADIFLGVPFNIASYALFTMMVAQVCGYEPGEFIHTFGDAHIYSNHFEQLELQLSRDIKPLPKMILNSEIKDIFDFTFDDFTLVDYNPHPHIKGIVAI, encoded by the coding sequence ATGAAGCAATATCACGACTTAGTAAAACACGTTTTAGAAAACGGTAATAAAAAAGAAGATCGGACAGGCACGGGCACAAAAAGCGTTTTTGGATACCAAATGCGATTTGATTTAAGTGAAGGTTTCCCCATGGTAACCACCAAAAAACTACATCTAAAATCGATTGTTTATGAACTGCTTTGGTTTTTAAAGGGAGATACAAACATTAAATATCTAACCGAAAATGGTGTGCGGATTTGGAATGAATGGGCTGATGAAAATGGTGATTTAGGGCCAGTTTATGGACATCAATGGCGCAACTGGAATAGCGATGAAATTGACCAAATTAAAGAGGTTATTGATGCCATAAAAAACAACCCCAACAGCAGACGTATATTGGTTTCTGCTTGGAACCCATCTGTATTACCAGACACTTCAAAAAGCTTCAGTGAGAATGTCGCTAATGGCAAAGCCGCATTACCTCCTTGCCATGCTTTTTTTCAGTTTTATATAGCCGAAGGAAAATTGTCTTGCCAACTATACCAACGCAGTGCTGATATCTTTTTAGGTGTACCGTTTAACATTGCATCTTATGCTTTATTTACTATGATGGTGGCTCAAGTTTGCGGGTATGAACCTGGAGAATTTATTCACACATTTGGTGATGCACATATTTACAGCAACCACTTTGAACAACTAGAACTACAACTTTCTAGAGATATCAAACCATTACCAAAAATGATATTAAATTCAGAAATTAAAGATATATTTGACTTTACTTTTGATGATTTTACTTTGGTAGATTATAACCCACACCCTCACATTAAAGGTATTGTAGCCATCTAA